CTTTCAACTACAACCACGGTAGAAAACGCCAGCCTCTCGAGAAATGGCAACCGAGtgaacgtttttttttttaaaaaaaaaaaggccaagaaTCTGGATAGATATCAACTATCACGTCTCATGGCACCACAAACAAATCATTTCGAGTATTTCTGGCATCGCCTAAAAAGTAACTCTTAGCTTCGAGTTACAGATTTAAATTCGTTTTTCTATGAATAATATATGACAAACTTTAAactataaataatgtaatataaATCTTGCtctgtaatttgttttgttcttgcgatttaaataattacatatcatgttgtatttgaaataataatagtaattaataaaatagaaagactTGTACAGACTAAGAAAGATCACACACGTATACAAGGAAGCAGTACGTATATCTGCAAATCTCTTcgtaatattatatattttaactgtttttatattttttatgagtataaaatagaataaattataaaattattatgcacacattaaaatttataatataaattgtaatttttaaaaacataaatgacaagtttttttaaaaaaaattattctcaacCGGGCTAGTctgtgctaaaaaaaaaacctcatcttcAAGCCGAAGGCTCCTtgattttatcacattttaTTAGTGCCTAatgacaatcaaaataaaaagcaatgTGCCATGTTTTCACTGTAATAGACTATCGATAAACTATTCTACGACGGTGGAGGAGCCAAACAGTACACTACCACTAATCTTCTTTTAACTCTTCTCTGAAAAGAACACGGCTGGGAACGGGAGAGCCCTTTATTTTCCGAGTAAAGGAAAAGGttgtttttgacaacttttTGCCCCTATCTGGCTCTGTTACCCAGCCTGGCTCTCTTAAATAGTACATTTGACCACTCTCTGCCCTGGTCCTGGATAGGGTTTGTAAATTATAGGCAAATTTCTGCCTCtcattattataaaatctaTAACTCTCAAATCTTTGCAGCGCCTATCCACCATTAGAATAATGGAAATGAGTCGGGATTTGCTAGAgcaaaaagggcaaaaaaatcCTGGGTCAGTCGAAGGCAgagtgaaaaaaatagaggCTATATCAGGGATCATCATTAATTCTATGAGAAAATAGTTTATGATTGGATTCCTAgcattattttttctacttgagaaagaaagaaaggataaaatgaccacaaaaaataaaaagaagcaaaaggaTTGTGAGTAGTAAAGTTAATTAATCACACTGTTTCTTCCCACATGATGCATTGAAGTTTGAAGCTTGCCTCATGTATTAGAAGGACAAGACCTCGTTGATAAGTCCAATCCAACACAAGCTTTGACAGTCAACTGACCACCTTTGACTAGTCTTCTACCTTTCAACCACACATCTAAACTCAAAATTCCACCACTATTAAAGTCATGTTTGTGAATGCACTTGTAACcgtattcttttaaaattttaatttttttttgttaatttttttttatattttcagatcgttttaatgtgttgatcataaaaatattttttaaaaaataaaaaaatatcattttgatatatttttaaacgaaaaacattttgaccgcaaccgctaccacaatctcaaacagatCCCAAAGCAATTAGGTTAGGAAATGCTCTAATGAGATATAGCGAGCTCCTACATCCAATATCCTTAAATTTAGTAAGCGTTGAGACAAGTAGAGCTATCGAAACTAGTATTTTTTGTCTCAACCAAACATTAACCCTAGATATATACAGGGCTGGTGAGCTGTTAAACCCAACATTCTTGAGTTCTGTCAAGTGTTGAACGCAAGTGCATGTGCCTTTGAGAATCTTGTTAGGCTCCGTATTGGATCACGAGATTTTCAACAGTtacagatattttttatttgatgagtcaattatattatttttctttttgacacTGAAGAGATGTTTAATCCTATCAAAGGAAATGAGACTATTTTAGTCATCTTCTCCACCAAATAGTAAGAATCATGAGTTATAAAGACTCATTgaatcattaaaagaaaaaggttttgaATCTTCATTCTCGtttgtatgtttatttttagagtctctttctaaaatatcatagtttttttcttcaaaaaaaatatatttaagcaTCGGAAGTAAATGTGAATAACCCTAAAGTGCTAGGGGTTTCAATGTCCTCTACACCTAGAGTATTAGAGGCATCACCCATAGGGGCTTGAGGCAACCTTCATCTCCTTTGAAGTTTACTAGCATCAGTGGAGAGAAAGAATTCTCATGCGGGGCTCTCTGGGTCCCTACCGACGCTGGGGTGCGAAAGCATGGGGAGCGAACGAGATTAGATACCCTGGTAGTCCATGCCGTAAACGATGAGTGTTCGCCCTTGGTCTACGCGGATCAGGGGCCTAGCTAACGCGTGAAACACTACTCTCCCCTCTCGCCTAGGATGGATGTTGGGGCTTCATCCCCTCTGATTATGGGGGCCCAATTTGATGGACCTTTGTCCCTTGCTGCTTCTCCTGATCTAATGTTGGAATCAGAACTCCTCATAAAAGGCAATAACATCCATAATCTGACTTTTTCTTGGtccattttttattcaaagtaaagaagaagaaaaaaagagctttcTATGGGAAATACCTAAGATGACAGTTTTGTTCTCACATTAGACCGAGATTGGCTCAAGATTTTTTCACTAGATTGTTTCTCAAAAGTTACAAAGAgcgaaagtaaaaaaaaagttgggagCAAAAATGACTAGGGTTATAAATGAAATAATCACCCACCCACAATGTTAGATGGAGTGACCTTTCATATTATCTCAGATCTCTAGAAATCCACTCAATTATTGTATTAAATGCAAAatgccattttttttctcaatggaCACCTCCTTCAACAAAGACGAGCTACCTAGCCACAAGAATTCCAACAATTGTGTATGAGACATACAAATATTATCGAAAAGGTAAAAAGACTCTTATTTACTACTGATAAACTTTAAAGATTTTTGTGTGTTGAATACACAAAGATTTGTGAGTCTAATGATagatcaacatgtttttttttttacttggatcCTCATTTTAAAGGAATTAGAGAAAGGGTAATAATTCATCATCTTTAGGCTCATCCAAGTATTGTGCCCAAACATACATGGATCCAGCGAGTTGCCAAACCTAACAACCTTAGGCTCAACCGAGTATTAAGCCCAGATATATATAGTTCAGGGCGAGGTTCCAAACCCAACAATCTTGGACCCAGCCAAACGCTGATCCCAAGCATATAAATGTTTGGTGAGCTGTCAGACTCAACACTCTTGGGATCAACCAAACATCGAGTCTCAACATATAGGGTATGACGAGCTGTCAGACTCAATATCCTTAAGCTTAACCAAACACTAAGCCTCGATATATACAGGTCTAGTGAGCTTCTGGACCTAGTATCCCCGAGCTTAGCCAGGTGCTGAGTCCAAGTGCAGGTGGCTGTAAGAATCTTGTTAGGCTTCAAATTAGATCATAAGATTTTGATGAGTCAgagatttttttcatcttttacaCATAAAAAGATGTTTAACACTATTAGAGAAATATAACCTTTTAGTCCTCCTTACCACTAAAGGTAAGAATTATTGGGCTATAAATACCCATTGAGTACTTAAAAAAAGGAGGTTTTAAATCTTCATTCTcaattacatatttattttcagagtatttttctaaaatatcatgattttttctctaaaaataagAATTACTTAAGCATCAAAGAGTACCTTAATTCATCAAAGAGAACTTTTTACAAGTACTAGCCACTCACCACTTTGACCTATCAGGAACAGAGTACCAGCTACCAGTTATTTTGattagaaaaaatgaatttaattgtcaaaatcaataaatcaaCCAATTATCTAAGACATAATCTTTcttgaaaaaactttttaatggAAGGGGATGGAATCAATTCTTTTCACCTCTATTCCTCTTCGTCTTCTCAAGATTATCTTaagtaaaataaatgttttgaattttttttttattctaccaATTATATCCATACAGTTTTTATAGATAAATGTTTCTCAATAACTAACACGCAGTAATCATAATCATCACCATCCACTTGCTTCTCtaacaaaccaagaaaaataatcatttttcgTTGCTCTCTTTATTTACCCAGGCATATAAAGGGCATTACTCCCTCACTTTTCCTTCACTTCTCTGTACAAAGTTCGATTCTACTCTCTTTCTCGACAAGTTATCAATCTCGATTCGGTTtagtaaatttattaagaaaaaatccatgtatcaaagctaaatttaaactaagttttaatttgaatttttcttaatatttaccCGGACAAACTCGGGTAATCCAACAAATTAATTTGCAATCTCAAgttaaaatcaaagaatttttttttaaataaaacttgaaatgggGTTGACCcatcattttttagaaaattgatAGGCTCAAGTTGACCCTATAATCTAGAATCCTAAACCCTTTTCCAAACCAAACTGTCGCCCAAGCGTTATGACCATGTTTCCAAACCCCACTCtagaaatattaattacaaaCTAAACAATTATTTCACTCAAGGTGACTtggtgaattaatttttaatttggtttaactTTTCATACTAGACCGAAATCAAGACCAAGAATttgagaggggggggggggattaaCTGAaacgaggtttttttttttttttccgagcTGAAAAACCTAAACTGATCAGGGAACATACTAGCTAACTCGATAATTAAGTAACCAAAGTCCTTTTCCAAGTCAAACTCAGAGTCGGGTATAAtaactaaaccctaaaccctgtACCATTCCTAAACTACCCCAATGAATACTCGTTAACAAATACATTTGACAGACAATCCTCTAATAAATAAACTCGTTTTTCCCAACTTACCCCTACTATCTCTTCTGATTATTGTTAATCAAACGGTCACAAATCCATCAACCCAAAAATCCCCAACCATTTGATCTCCTCTAACAGCCGTCTCTTTGTTATTCTCAAAACAAGAATCCGACGTGTCACTCGCATCCCCCTTGTATAAATAAGCCTTAACCTACACAACCAAAAACCACACACcctttcttgtttctctctctttcaagaTTAGGGTTTTCGTTTTCAAGAAAACACCATGAGCGATCAGAGGCAAACAGGGAAGGTTAAATGGTTTAGTGACCAAAAGGGGTTCGGTTTCATAACCCCTGATGATGGCGGTGATGATCTATTTGTTCACCAATCTTCCATCAAATCTGAAGGCTATCGCAGCCTTGGAGACGGCGAAGAGGTTGAGTTTGAGATTGAAAACTCAGACGATGGCCGTACTAAGGCTGCTAATGTCACTGCTCCTGGTGGGAACCCAGTTCAGGGCATCCGATCCAGTGGTGgatatggtggtggtggtggtggtggtgggtaTGGAGGCGGAGGCGGCGGCCGCGGAGGACGAGGTGGTGGAGGCTACGGAGGTAGCGGCGGGTAT
This region of Populus trichocarpa isolate Nisqually-1 chromosome 9, P.trichocarpa_v4.1, whole genome shotgun sequence genomic DNA includes:
- the LOC7494260 gene encoding glycine-rich protein 2, with the translated sequence MSDQRQTGKVKWFSDQKGFGFITPDDGGDDLFVHQSSIKSEGYRSLGDGEEVEFEIENSDDGRTKAANVTAPGGNPVQGIRSSGGYGGGGYGGGRRGGGGGGYGGSGGGGGYGGGGGGGCYSCGESGHMARDCPQGGGGGGGGGRYGGGSGGGGGGGGCYNCGGTGHFARECPNSGR